A genome region from Pseudomonas pergaminensis includes the following:
- the cysW gene encoding sulfate ABC transporter permease subunit CysW codes for MSQSSISAASSANAARRGSAASRRILIGLGWLVFALFLLLPLFIVVTQGLKNGLGAFFTAILEPDALSALKLTVIAVVISVPLNLVFGVSAAWCVSKYSFRGKSILVTLIDLPFSVSPVIAGLVYVLMFGAQGFFGPWLQDHDIQIVFALPGIVLATIFVTVPFVARELIPLMQEQGTQEEEAARLLGANGWQMFWHVTVPNIKWGLIYGVVLCTARAMGEFGAVSVVSGHIRGVTNTLPLHVEILYNEYNHVAAFAVASLLLILALFILLLKQWSENRINRLRAAAAEE; via the coding sequence ATGTCCCAATCGTCTATTTCCGCCGCGTCCTCGGCCAACGCCGCCCGGCGTGGCAGTGCTGCGTCCCGACGCATCCTGATCGGCCTGGGCTGGCTGGTGTTTGCGCTGTTCCTGCTGTTGCCGCTGTTTATCGTGGTGACCCAAGGCCTGAAGAACGGCCTCGGCGCGTTCTTCACCGCGATCCTCGAACCCGATGCGCTATCGGCGTTGAAACTCACGGTGATCGCCGTGGTGATTTCGGTGCCGCTCAACCTGGTGTTCGGCGTCAGCGCCGCGTGGTGCGTGAGCAAGTACTCGTTCCGTGGCAAAAGCATCCTGGTGACGCTCATCGATTTGCCGTTCTCGGTGTCGCCGGTGATCGCCGGCCTGGTCTATGTGCTGATGTTCGGCGCCCAGGGCTTTTTTGGGCCGTGGCTGCAGGACCATGACATCCAGATCGTGTTCGCCTTGCCGGGCATCGTGCTGGCGACCATCTTCGTGACTGTACCTTTCGTGGCCCGCGAACTGATCCCGCTGATGCAGGAGCAGGGCACCCAGGAAGAAGAGGCTGCGCGCCTGCTGGGTGCCAATGGCTGGCAGATGTTCTGGCATGTGACCGTGCCAAATATCAAATGGGGCCTGATCTACGGCGTGGTGCTGTGTACCGCACGGGCCATGGGTGAGTTCGGCGCGGTGTCGGTGGTGTCCGGCCACATTCGCGGCGTGACCAACACCCTGCCGCTGCACGTCGAGATTCTCTACAACGAATACAACCACGTTGCCGCGTTTGCGGTGGCGAGTCTGCTGCTGATCCTGGCGCTCTTCATCCTGCTGCTCAAGCAGTGGAGCGAGAACCGTATTAATCGCCTGCGCGCCGCTGCGGCTGAGGAATAA
- a CDS encoding sulfate/molybdate ABC transporter ATP-binding protein yields the protein MSIEVRNVSKNFNAFKALNSINLDIQSGELVALLGPSGCGKTTLLRIIAGLETPDDGSIVFHGEDVSGHDVRDRNVGFVFQHYALFRHMTVFDNVAFGLRMKPKNQRPSESQIAVKVHELLNMVQLDWLSDRYPEQLSGGQRQRIALARALAVEPKVLLLDEPFGALDAKVRKELRRWLARLHEDINLTSVFVTHDQEEAMEVADRIVVMNKGVIEQIGSPGDVYENPASDFVYHFLGDSNRLHLGEDKHVLFRPHEVSLSRHELEDHHAAEVRDIRPLGATTRVTLKVEGQSELIEAEVVKDHDSLTGLARGETLFFKPKVWQKA from the coding sequence ATGTCGATCGAAGTCCGTAATGTCAGCAAGAACTTCAACGCCTTCAAGGCCCTGAACAGCATCAACCTGGACATCCAGAGTGGCGAGCTGGTGGCGTTGCTTGGCCCGTCCGGCTGCGGCAAGACCACCTTGCTGCGCATCATCGCCGGCCTGGAAACCCCGGATGACGGCAGCATCGTGTTCCACGGTGAAGACGTCTCCGGCCACGACGTGCGTGATCGCAACGTCGGCTTTGTGTTCCAGCACTATGCGTTGTTCCGCCACATGACCGTGTTCGACAACGTCGCGTTCGGCCTGCGCATGAAGCCCAAGAACCAGCGCCCGAGCGAAAGCCAGATTGCGGTCAAGGTGCATGAGCTGTTGAACATGGTGCAGCTGGATTGGTTGTCGGATCGCTACCCGGAGCAGTTGTCCGGTGGTCAGCGCCAACGTATCGCCCTGGCCCGCGCCCTGGCGGTGGAGCCCAAAGTGCTGCTGCTGGATGAGCCCTTCGGCGCCCTCGACGCCAAGGTGCGTAAAGAGCTGCGTCGCTGGCTGGCGCGCTTGCACGAAGACATCAACCTGACGTCGGTGTTCGTGACCCACGACCAGGAAGAGGCCATGGAAGTCGCCGACCGTATCGTGGTGATGAACAAGGGTGTGATCGAGCAGATCGGCTCACCGGGTGACGTCTACGAAAATCCGGCCAGCGATTTCGTTTATCACTTCCTGGGTGATTCGAACCGCCTGCACCTGGGTGAAGACAAACACGTGCTGTTCCGCCCCCACGAAGTGTCGCTGTCACGGCACGAGCTGGAAGACCATCACGCGGCTGAAGTGCGTGATATTCGCCCACTCGGCGCGACTACCCGTGTGACGTTGAAAGTGGAAGGCCAGAGCGAGCTGATCGAAGCTGAAGTGGTGAAAGACCACGACAGCCTGACCGGCCTGGCGCGCGGCGAGACGCTGTTCTTCAAACCCAAGGTTTGGCAAAAAGCCTGA
- a CDS encoding Mpo1 family 2-hydroxy fatty acid dioxygenase, giving the protein MKSLVDHLSQYAAYHRDPRNIASHFVGIPLIVVAVAVLLSRPEWAVGNFWLSPAVIVALFSAWFYLRLELALGVLMTVLMGLSVWAGHVLAAQSTLVWLSSGVGMFVVGWVIQFVGHYYEGKKPAFVDDVSGLIVGPLFVVAELAFLLGLRHDLKQQIEERSGPVAVRGKRATV; this is encoded by the coding sequence ATGAAAAGCCTCGTCGACCACCTCAGTCAATATGCCGCGTACCACCGCGACCCGCGCAATATCGCCAGCCACTTCGTCGGCATTCCACTGATTGTGGTGGCAGTGGCCGTGCTGTTGTCACGCCCGGAATGGGCGGTGGGTAACTTCTGGCTTTCACCCGCCGTGATTGTCGCGCTGTTTTCAGCATGGTTTTACCTACGCCTGGAACTGGCACTGGGTGTGCTTATGACGGTGCTGATGGGGCTGTCGGTGTGGGCCGGGCATGTGCTGGCGGCGCAGAGCACGTTGGTGTGGCTCAGCAGCGGTGTGGGGATGTTTGTGGTGGGTTGGGTGATCCAGTTTGTCGGCCACTATTACGAAGGCAAGAAGCCGGCGTTTGTGGATGACGTGTCGGGGCTGATCGTGGGGCCGTTGTTTGTGGTGGCGGAGTTGGCGTTTCTGCTGGGGCTGCGCCATGACCTCAAGCAACAGATCGAGGAGCGTTCGGGCCCGGTGGCCGTTAGAGGAAAACGCGCCACGGTCTGA
- a CDS encoding Crp/Fnr family transcriptional regulator, whose amino-acid sequence MIAATWHARLATGQWFSHLPVPLQDSLLAAARLRQLTAGQYLFRRGDPPCGVYAVLEGAVRVSAVNAQGKEAILSLVETPYWFGEICLFDGLPRTHDALSVGPCTLLQVPQSAMLEILDQSPAYWRDMALLMSQKLRLSLINIEQMSLMPASTRIAHRLLMIAGGYGEIEHSRRVLQLPQEDLAAMLSLSRQTTNSLLKALEQQEIIKLSYGAIEVLDLPRLRQAAGAG is encoded by the coding sequence ATGATTGCGGCAACCTGGCATGCCCGATTGGCCACCGGCCAGTGGTTCAGCCACCTGCCTGTACCGCTACAGGATAGTTTGCTGGCGGCGGCTCGGCTGCGTCAGCTGACGGCGGGGCAGTACCTGTTCCGGCGCGGTGATCCGCCCTGTGGGGTGTATGCGGTATTGGAGGGGGCGGTGCGGGTCAGCGCGGTCAATGCGCAGGGCAAGGAAGCTATTCTGAGCCTGGTTGAAACGCCTTACTGGTTCGGCGAGATCTGCCTGTTCGACGGTTTGCCGCGTACCCACGACGCCTTGTCGGTTGGGCCGTGCACGCTGTTGCAGGTACCGCAATCGGCGATGCTCGAGATTCTTGACCAAAGCCCGGCGTATTGGCGCGACATGGCGTTGTTGATGAGCCAGAAGTTGCGCCTGTCGCTGATCAATATCGAACAGATGAGCCTGATGCCGGCGTCGACACGTATCGCTCACCGGCTGCTGATGATTGCCGGCGGGTACGGCGAGATAGAGCATTCCCGTCGCGTCCTGCAACTGCCCCAGGAAGATCTGGCCGCGATGCTGAGCCTGTCGCGCCAGACCACCAACAGTTTGCTCAAGGCGTTAGAGCAGCAGGAGATCATCAAGCTGAGTTACGGCGCGATTGAAGTGCTCGACCTGCCGCGCTTGCGGCAGGCCGCGGGGGCTGGCTAG
- the uraH gene encoding hydroxyisourate hydrolase, translating into MKTLTMTLAALSLSGLSSLALAAGNPLSVHVLNLENGLPSAGVNVTLEQHVGDHWQSLSEGVTNQQGRIAELFPANQAMKPGEYRVVFKTGDYYKKANRETFFPEVPVIFEVKQADQHYHIPLLLSPYGFSTYRGS; encoded by the coding sequence ATGAAAACCCTGACTATGACCCTCGCCGCCCTCAGCCTGAGCGGCCTGAGCAGCCTGGCCCTGGCGGCCGGCAACCCGCTGAGCGTGCATGTGCTGAACCTGGAGAACGGTCTGCCGTCTGCCGGAGTCAACGTCACCCTGGAGCAACACGTAGGCGATCACTGGCAGTCGCTGTCCGAAGGTGTCACCAACCAGCAGGGGCGCATCGCCGAACTGTTCCCGGCCAACCAAGCCATGAAGCCGGGCGAGTATCGCGTGGTGTTCAAAACCGGTGACTACTACAAGAAAGCCAATCGCGAGACGTTTTTCCCGGAAGTCCCGGTAATATTCGAGGTCAAGCAGGCCGACCAGCACTACCACATCCCGCTGCTGCTGAGCCCTTACGGCTTTTCGACGTATCGCGGTTCCTAG
- a CDS encoding GlcG/HbpS family heme-binding protein, producing MYRNALFLSFAISASVLAAPPLPRHADLDLHTARQLADASLAQCTAALTVLDRGGNPLLSLRADGVGPHNSIASQRKAYTALSTKTPTRLFAERARNNPEAANLNSLSELLLLGGGVPLFADTELVGALGIAGAGGAEQDDACAVKAANQLGLTITP from the coding sequence ATGTACCGCAATGCCTTGTTCTTGAGCTTCGCCATCAGCGCCAGCGTCCTGGCAGCACCACCGCTGCCGCGCCACGCCGACCTGGATTTGCACACCGCACGCCAACTGGCAGACGCCAGCCTGGCACAGTGCACGGCAGCACTTACCGTACTCGACCGGGGCGGCAATCCGTTGCTGAGCCTGCGGGCCGACGGCGTAGGTCCACACAACAGCATCGCCAGCCAACGCAAAGCGTACACGGCGTTGTCGACTAAAACCCCCACTCGGTTGTTTGCCGAGCGTGCGCGCAACAACCCAGAGGCCGCCAACCTTAACAGCTTGTCCGAATTGCTGTTGCTCGGGGGCGGCGTGCCGCTGTTCGCCGACACTGAACTGGTAGGCGCGCTTGGCATTGCCGGTGCCGGCGGTGCCGAGCAGGACGACGCGTGCGCGGTAAAGGCGGCCAATCAACTTGGCCTGACAATCACCCCTTGA
- a CDS encoding response regulator encodes MQVLLVEDQPKLAQVMAQGLSEAGFAVEVAANGMAAQRFVESTDYDLVILDVMLPGLNAWKLQQAIRKKGETPVLFLTTPEGIEDRLRGLELHEDDYLLKPFEAKALVARVKKLLRRDRGR; translated from the coding sequence ATGCAGGTGTTGTTAGTGGAAGACCAGCCGAAATTGGCGCAAGTCATGGCTCAGGGCTTGAGTGAGGCCGGCTTCGCAGTGGAAGTCGCAGCCAATGGCATGGCCGCTCAGCGGTTTGTGGAAAGCACTGACTATGACTTGGTGATCCTGGATGTCATGTTGCCGGGTTTGAATGCCTGGAAGTTGCAGCAGGCGATTCGCAAGAAGGGCGAGACGCCGGTGTTGTTCTTGACGACCCCGGAAGGGATCGAGGACCGTCTGCGCGGGTTGGAACTGCATGAGGATGATTACTTGCTCAAGCCGTTTGAAGCCAAGGCCTTGGTGGCGCGGGTGAAGAAGTTGTTGCGGCGTGACCGTGGGCGCTGA
- a CDS encoding AraC family transcriptional regulator produces MTEPTSLASWTRALRKQLDALGLDSAALCVQAGLDPQQMDDPNARYPLSATTRLWELAVQASGDPAIGLRVSRFVSPTTFHALGYALVASGSLREVFERIVRYHQVVSDALSLELSGDGERYRFRLLQLPGNPAPAFEAIDAFAAIYVRTCRNRLGREYAPLAVYLRRPEPADPKPWHTVFRAPVFFGAEEDRLEFAAQDFDSHLDDANPELAEHNETVLKRTLAQLQPLTWERKVRRVIEAQLPDGEPSAERVAHALHLSLRSLQRHLADEGCRFDALLNECRENLALLHLRDPQCSLAEISHLLGFADTSSFNRAFKRWTGMTPGQFRDGLR; encoded by the coding sequence ATGACCGAACCCACTTCCCTTGCCAGCTGGACCCGCGCCCTGCGCAAGCAACTCGACGCCCTGGGCCTCGACAGCGCCGCGCTGTGCGTGCAAGCCGGGCTCGACCCACAGCAGATGGACGACCCGAATGCGCGATACCCGCTGTCGGCCACCACGCGCTTGTGGGAACTGGCGGTGCAGGCCAGCGGCGATCCAGCGATTGGGCTGCGGGTGTCGCGGTTCGTCAGCCCCACCACGTTTCATGCGTTGGGGTATGCGCTGGTGGCCAGTGGCAGCTTGCGGGAAGTGTTCGAGCGCATCGTGCGGTATCACCAGGTGGTCAGCGATGCCTTGAGCCTAGAGCTGAGCGGCGACGGCGAACGCTATCGGTTCCGCTTGCTGCAACTACCGGGAAACCCAGCGCCAGCGTTCGAGGCCATCGATGCGTTTGCGGCGATCTATGTGCGCACTTGTCGCAATCGCCTGGGGCGCGAATACGCGCCGCTGGCGGTGTACCTGCGAAGGCCGGAACCGGCCGATCCCAAGCCATGGCACACCGTATTTCGCGCGCCGGTGTTTTTCGGCGCTGAGGAAGACCGCCTGGAGTTCGCCGCACAGGATTTCGACAGCCACCTGGACGACGCCAACCCCGAGTTGGCCGAGCACAACGAAACCGTGCTCAAGCGCACCCTCGCTCAACTGCAACCGCTGACCTGGGAGCGCAAGGTTCGCCGGGTGATCGAAGCGCAGTTGCCGGACGGCGAGCCAAGTGCCGAGCGCGTCGCCCACGCGCTGCACCTGAGCCTGCGCAGCCTGCAACGCCATCTGGCGGATGAAGGCTGCCGGTTTGATGCGTTGCTCAATGAGTGCCGCGAGAATCTGGCCTTGCTGCACTTGCGCGATCCGCAATGCTCATTGGCCGAGATCAGTCATTTGCTCGGGTTTGCCGACACCAGCAGCTTCAACCGGGCGTTCAAGCGCTGGACGGGGATGACGCCGGGGCAGTTCAGGGATGGGTTGCGGTAG
- a CDS encoding fatty acid desaturase gives MDGTSASPQQMNAQQRSAHIREVVLAEGVRLRQQHPWLLHQDALGAGILAFALLGMLGSAALYITGHMAWWVCLLLNAFLASLTHELEHDLIHSMYFRKQRLPHNLMMGLVWLARPSTINPWVRRHLHLNHHKVSGTETDMEERAITNGEPWGFARLLMVGDNVMSAFIRILRAKTWKHKLTILKRSLLVYAPLALLHWGAWYVFLGFHAANGIASLLGAPIEWSAGTLQMMQVIDIAAVVIIGPNVLRTFCLHFVSSNMHYYGDVELGNVIQQTQVLKPWWLWPLQAFCFNFGSTHGIHHFVVKEPFYIRQMTAKVAHKVMAEMGVRFNDFGTFARANRLGFPPPAGFRSAPSPQATSAPQHG, from the coding sequence ATGGACGGTACTTCTGCAAGTCCCCAGCAGATGAACGCGCAACAGCGTTCGGCGCATATCCGTGAAGTGGTGCTGGCCGAAGGCGTGCGCCTGCGCCAGCAGCACCCCTGGTTGCTGCATCAGGATGCTTTGGGCGCAGGCATCCTGGCGTTTGCGCTGCTCGGCATGCTGGGCTCGGCGGCGCTCTACATCACCGGGCACATGGCCTGGTGGGTGTGCCTGCTGCTTAACGCATTCCTGGCTTCACTGACCCATGAGCTGGAACACGACCTGATCCACAGCATGTATTTTCGCAAGCAGCGCCTGCCCCACAACTTGATGATGGGCCTGGTGTGGCTGGCGCGGCCGAGCACGATCAACCCGTGGGTGCGCCGGCACCTGCATCTCAACCATCACAAGGTCTCCGGCACTGAGACCGATATGGAGGAGCGCGCGATCACTAACGGCGAGCCCTGGGGTTTTGCGCGGTTGCTGATGGTCGGCGATAACGTCATGTCGGCGTTTATCCGCATCCTGCGGGCCAAGACCTGGAAGCACAAACTGACGATCCTCAAGCGCTCGCTGCTGGTGTATGCACCGCTGGCGCTGCTGCATTGGGGCGCGTGGTACGTGTTCCTCGGCTTTCATGCCGCCAATGGCATTGCCAGTCTGCTCGGTGCGCCCATCGAGTGGTCAGCCGGCACCCTGCAGATGATGCAGGTGATCGACATCGCCGCCGTGGTGATCATCGGCCCCAACGTGCTGCGTACCTTTTGCCTGCACTTTGTCAGCTCCAACATGCACTACTACGGCGATGTGGAACTGGGCAATGTGATCCAGCAGACCCAGGTATTGAAACCTTGGTGGTTGTGGCCGTTGCAGGCGTTCTGCTTCAACTTCGGCAGCACCCATGGCATTCACCATTTTGTGGTGAAGGAACCGTTCTACATCCGCCAGATGACCGCCAAGGTGGCGCACAAAGTGATGGCTGAGATGGGCGTGCGCTTCAATGATTTCGGCACGTTTGCGCGGGCCAATCGGCTTGGGTTTCCACCGCCTGCAGGGTTTCGATCAGCGCCTTCGCCGCAGGCGACAAGCGCACCCCAGCACGGCTGA
- a CDS encoding LysR family transcriptional regulator, with product MDLRQLRYFIALNEHRSFVRAADAMGITQPAFSRSIQGLEQEFGCVLVDRANKDLRPTPEGQVVLQHALSLVQGAALLSHEVTRMTKLDAGEVRFGSDAVASVNLVPQAMARFISTYPKVRTALQVDNWEKLGRSLNREEIEFFIADVRHFEADPNFQTQALTPRRSVFFCRAGHPLLAKDSLSTNDLFGYPLATPLIAPGIRKLLANLSGRIDFAPAIELEQFAALATIVRQSDAIGLGAEEAFVDAFARGELQVLHWRNLPHALDSLNNRCGVISRAGVRLSPAAKALIETLQAVETQADWPAQTCRNH from the coding sequence ATGGACCTTCGCCAACTGCGCTACTTCATCGCGCTCAACGAGCACCGCAGTTTTGTGCGCGCGGCGGACGCCATGGGTATCACGCAGCCGGCGTTCAGCCGCAGCATCCAGGGGCTAGAGCAAGAGTTTGGCTGCGTGCTGGTGGACCGCGCCAATAAAGACCTGCGCCCCACGCCGGAAGGCCAAGTGGTCCTGCAACACGCCTTGAGCTTGGTGCAAGGCGCCGCATTGCTGAGCCATGAAGTCACGCGCATGACCAAACTCGATGCCGGCGAAGTACGTTTTGGCAGCGATGCCGTGGCGTCGGTGAACCTGGTGCCCCAGGCCATGGCGCGCTTTATCTCCACCTACCCCAAGGTGCGCACCGCCTTGCAGGTGGATAACTGGGAAAAACTTGGGCGCAGCCTGAACCGTGAAGAAATCGAATTCTTTATTGCCGATGTGCGGCACTTCGAGGCCGACCCGAACTTTCAGACCCAGGCCCTGACGCCTCGGCGCAGCGTGTTTTTCTGCCGCGCGGGGCACCCGCTGCTGGCCAAGGACAGCCTGTCCACCAACGACCTGTTCGGCTACCCGCTGGCGACGCCACTGATCGCACCCGGCATTCGCAAACTGCTGGCCAACCTTAGCGGGCGCATCGACTTTGCCCCCGCCATCGAGCTTGAGCAGTTTGCTGCGCTGGCCACTATCGTGCGGCAATCCGACGCCATTGGCCTGGGCGCCGAAGAAGCGTTCGTCGACGCCTTTGCCCGTGGCGAACTGCAGGTGCTGCACTGGCGCAACCTGCCTCACGCCCTGGACAGCCTGAACAACCGCTGCGGCGTGATCAGCCGTGCTGGGGTGCGCTTGTCGCCTGCGGCGAAGGCGCTGATCGAAACCCTGCAGGCGGTGGAAACCCAAGCCGATTGGCCCGCGCAAACGTGCCGAAATCATTGA
- a CDS encoding CynX/NimT family MFS transporter, with the protein MPQNKSLAGWGLLVVLGLNLRPILSSISPLLGEIRQATGLSFQSSALLTSLPVVCMGLVALVGVRVEAQLGERRGIALGLVMILLACLARWLMGQGSTLLVTALLGGAGVALIQALVPAMIKREFHHRVPVAMGVYSASLMAGGGLAALLSPVAASHFQQWQAGLGVWLLPALAALLLWAWLPLGAAKNLQVAPAFQGLRNRRAWLLALYFGLVNCGYMSMVAWLPAYYQQLGWGVLPSGSLLAFMTIFQVIAALLMPVLAQRGVDRRPLLWISLLAQTIGYLGLLIAPLQFPHLWVALCGFGLGACFALSLLLTLDHHRDPRQAGQLAAFVQGVGFLINAISPWLTGWLRELTGSFVSAWVVLTVTAVAMLVVTRVFSPSTYRTAPAL; encoded by the coding sequence ATGCCCCAGAATAAGTCCCTCGCTGGCTGGGGCCTGCTGGTGGTCCTGGGCTTGAACCTGCGCCCCATCCTCAGCTCCATCAGCCCGCTGCTCGGCGAGATCCGCCAGGCCACCGGCCTCAGTTTCCAGAGCAGCGCCCTGCTCACCAGTTTGCCGGTGGTGTGCATGGGCCTGGTGGCGCTGGTAGGCGTGCGCGTGGAAGCGCAACTGGGTGAGCGACGCGGCATCGCCCTGGGCCTGGTGATGATCCTGTTGGCGTGCCTGGCCCGCTGGCTGATGGGCCAGGGGTCGACATTGCTGGTGACGGCATTGCTTGGCGGTGCCGGCGTGGCGCTGATCCAGGCGTTGGTGCCGGCGATGATCAAGCGTGAATTCCATCACCGCGTGCCGGTGGCGATGGGCGTGTATTCCGCGTCATTGATGGCCGGCGGCGGCCTGGCGGCGCTGCTCAGCCCGGTGGCGGCCAGCCACTTCCAGCAATGGCAGGCCGGGCTCGGCGTGTGGCTGTTGCCGGCGTTGGCGGCGTTGCTGCTGTGGGCCTGGTTGCCGCTGGGCGCAGCCAAAAACCTCCAGGTGGCGCCTGCCTTCCAGGGCCTGCGCAATCGCCGCGCCTGGCTGCTGGCGCTGTACTTCGGCCTGGTCAATTGCGGCTACATGAGCATGGTGGCGTGGCTGCCGGCTTACTATCAGCAGCTGGGTTGGGGCGTGTTGCCCAGCGGTTCATTGCTGGCGTTCATGACCATCTTCCAAGTGATCGCCGCGCTGTTGATGCCGGTGTTGGCGCAACGCGGAGTCGACCGCCGGCCATTGCTGTGGATCAGCCTGCTGGCCCAGACCATTGGCTACCTCGGCCTGTTGATCGCGCCGCTGCAGTTTCCCCACCTGTGGGTGGCGCTGTGCGGCTTCGGCCTGGGCGCGTGTTTCGCCCTGAGCCTGCTGCTGACCCTCGACCACCACCGCGACCCGCGCCAAGCCGGGCAACTGGCGGCGTTCGTGCAAGGCGTGGGCTTTTTGATCAATGCAATTTCGCCATGGCTGACCGGTTGGCTGCGTGAACTCACCGGCAGTTTTGTCAGCGCCTGGGTGGTGCTGACGGTGACAGCGGTGGCGATGCTGGTGGTGACCCGGGTATTCAGCCCCTCCACCTACCGCACGGCGCCGGCTCTATAG
- a CDS encoding nucleoside deaminase, with translation MTDDHPHLQRAIRLAQANVASGGRPFGAVLTRNGEVLVEAVNEIHLTQDPTAHAELLAIRAASQQLGARLDGCVIYASGQPCPMCLSAMYLCGVERVVFAASNAMAEPFGLSTAAIGQQVGLPVSEQRLPIQHLPDAAMTALYREWKTLHAPE, from the coding sequence ATGACCGACGATCACCCGCACCTGCAACGCGCCATCCGACTGGCCCAGGCCAACGTCGCCAGCGGTGGCCGGCCCTTTGGCGCCGTGCTGACGCGCAACGGCGAAGTGCTGGTGGAGGCCGTGAATGAAATCCACTTGACCCAAGACCCGACCGCCCACGCCGAACTGCTGGCAATCCGCGCAGCAAGCCAGCAGCTCGGCGCGCGCCTGGACGGCTGTGTGATCTATGCCAGCGGCCAGCCCTGCCCCATGTGCCTGAGCGCCATGTACCTGTGCGGTGTGGAGCGAGTGGTGTTTGCCGCCAGCAATGCCATGGCCGAGCCGTTTGGCTTGTCGACGGCGGCGATCGGGCAACAAGTGGGCTTGCCGGTGAGCGAACAGCGCTTGCCGATCCAGCACCTGCCCGACGCCGCCATGACAGCCCTGTATCGCGAATGGAAAACCCTGCATGCCCCAGAATAA
- a CDS encoding LysR family transcriptional regulator, with protein sequence MFDPVLLRSFVAVVDCGNFTRAAERLHLTQSTVSQQIRRLEDAVACQLLDRDQRRVVATAEGERLLAYARRILALHEEAADVLINQQSDGVLRLGVPEDFAAERLMPLLSSFVQAYPRVRLEVTSGLGPELQRQYRSGEFDVLLVKQMGDSDDCQASWPEPLCWVDSRSTPSLARDPLPLVAFPVGGLYRNEMLQHLEVGGWRWRIGYSSASLASVCSAVAAGLGISLLPRRVVQDGHVVLGPDSGLPKVQGVRLALYGRTGLGAAGQSLQRQLLDLCANSPA encoded by the coding sequence ATGTTCGATCCTGTGTTGTTGCGCAGTTTTGTCGCCGTGGTGGATTGCGGCAATTTCACCCGTGCCGCCGAGCGCCTGCACCTGACCCAGTCCACCGTCAGCCAGCAGATCCGTCGCCTTGAAGACGCGGTAGCGTGCCAGTTGCTGGACCGCGATCAGCGCCGGGTGGTGGCGACCGCTGAGGGCGAGCGCCTGCTGGCCTATGCGCGGCGCATCCTCGCGCTGCATGAAGAAGCCGCCGATGTGTTGATCAACCAGCAAAGCGACGGTGTGCTGCGCCTCGGTGTGCCGGAGGACTTTGCCGCCGAGCGCCTGATGCCGCTGCTTTCGTCGTTTGTGCAGGCCTATCCCCGGGTGCGCCTGGAAGTCACCAGCGGCCTTGGCCCCGAGTTGCAGCGCCAGTACCGCAGCGGTGAGTTCGACGTATTGTTGGTCAAGCAGATGGGTGACAGCGATGACTGCCAGGCCTCGTGGCCGGAGCCGTTGTGCTGGGTCGACAGCCGCAGCACGCCGTCGTTGGCGCGCGACCCATTGCCGTTGGTGGCATTTCCGGTGGGCGGCCTGTATCGCAATGAAATGCTGCAACACCTGGAAGTGGGCGGCTGGCGCTGGCGCATTGGTTACTCCAGCGCGAGCCTGGCCAGTGTGTGTTCCGCGGTGGCGGCGGGGCTGGGTATCAGTTTGTTGCCCCGTCGAGTCGTGCAGGATGGGCATGTCGTGCTGGGTCCGGACAGCGGTTTGCCGAAGGTCCAAGGCGTGCGGTTGGCGTTGTACGGCCGCACTGGCTTGGGCGCGGCGGGGCAGAGCCTGCAACGGCAATTGCTCGATTTGTGCGCAAACAGCCCTGCTTGA